From a region of the Phragmites australis chromosome 21, lpPhrAust1.1, whole genome shotgun sequence genome:
- the LOC133903758 gene encoding uncharacterized protein LOC133903758 isoform X1 has translation MLKNILSQSWRRGAHTLQEGNSVLALYTCWSRFHSGQILSSSRSFFGVEDFVDEDNSRPYTYKKEKRSKNPHKHISFKQRTIAYMEPFTLDVFISKRFVSASLTHRSTCRQVAVAGTNSKDIKAALQSRSDIPACLAVGRFLAERAKEADVYTCTYTPRERDKFEGKIRAVVQSLIDNGINVKLYLD, from the exons ATGCTTAAGAACATCTTGAGCCAATCGTGGAGGAGAGGGGCACACACACTACAAGAAGGAAATTCAGTACTGGCACTATATACTTGTTGGAGTCGATTTCATAGTGGGCAG ATCTTAAGCTCTTCCAGGAGCTTCTTTGGCGTAGAGGACTTTGTTGATGAAGACAACAGTAGACCATACACATACAAGAAGGAGAAAAGATCGAAGAACCCACACAAGCACATTTCTTTCAAGCAGCGCACCATCGCATACATGGAGCCTTTCACACTCGACGTCTTCATTTCCAAGCGCTTTGTCTCGGCATCCCTCACCCACCGTTCGACATGCAGGCAGGTCGCAGTTGCTGGGACCAATTCGAAGGACATCAAAGCGGCTCTCCAATCAAGGTCCGACATACCAGCCTGCTTGGCCGTGGGCCGTTTCCTGGCAGAGAGAGCGAAGGAGGCCGATGTCTACACCTGCACGTACACGCCGAGGGAACGGGACAAGTTTGAAGGGAAGATAAGGGCGGTTGTTCAGTCGCTGATT
- the LOC133903758 gene encoding uncharacterized protein LOC133903758 isoform X2 codes for MKYPDQILSSSRSFFGVEDFVDEDNSRPYTYKKEKRSKNPHKHISFKQRTIAYMEPFTLDVFISKRFVSASLTHRSTCRQVAVAGTNSKDIKAALQSRSDIPACLAVGRFLAERAKEADVYTCTYTPRERDKFEGKIRAVVQSLIDNGINVKLYLD; via the exons ATGAAATATCCTGATCAA ATCTTAAGCTCTTCCAGGAGCTTCTTTGGCGTAGAGGACTTTGTTGATGAAGACAACAGTAGACCATACACATACAAGAAGGAGAAAAGATCGAAGAACCCACACAAGCACATTTCTTTCAAGCAGCGCACCATCGCATACATGGAGCCTTTCACACTCGACGTCTTCATTTCCAAGCGCTTTGTCTCGGCATCCCTCACCCACCGTTCGACATGCAGGCAGGTCGCAGTTGCTGGGACCAATTCGAAGGACATCAAAGCGGCTCTCCAATCAAGGTCCGACATACCAGCCTGCTTGGCCGTGGGCCGTTTCCTGGCAGAGAGAGCGAAGGAGGCCGATGTCTACACCTGCACGTACACGCCGAGGGAACGGGACAAGTTTGAAGGGAAGATAAGGGCGGTTGTTCAGTCGCTGATT